From candidate division KSB1 bacterium, the proteins below share one genomic window:
- a CDS encoding DUF4900 domain-containing protein yields MRVGVGKGKDGAMIPQAPLSCRQAGFSLVVFTVLIGLLLTLGFVLSSIVVTDVHSSVSSLEAAQALASAEAGIELATGWLRSLPTAPQELDPFPFATDLQVGTGVVSVLIIPDPGNSLTYLKRFTVRSQATVGEATRRVEVQVRMASFADFLWATNSEGTSTLWYYTGDVLDGPLFTNDAVAIYGSPVFLGPVYSAAPSFKKGAVFNPEFRAGYRLGVPRITLPSISDVMNNVIQYGSGSPYILYGGNKNPVKLRFRVQGGVGYVQYHALDATGMPVTGQVAVDQIPDGVLRIRGDVQVQGTLKGALTVLAEKSSPIEGGNIYIEDDIFYSCADASGRPLPGCEDKLGLVAESNVIVSDNSSNSQDCIIDAAILALGTSFKVENHASGKPRGKLIVWGSIAQSVRGPVGTFSGNKQKTGFLKEYHFDPRLPSAPPPFYPKAGVYIVEAWREITTD; encoded by the coding sequence ATGAGAGTCGGGGTGGGCAAAGGAAAAGACGGGGCCATGATCCCCCAAGCCCCCTTGTCGTGCCGGCAGGCAGGGTTCTCCCTGGTCGTGTTCACGGTGTTGATCGGGCTCTTGCTCACCCTTGGTTTTGTCCTCAGCAGCATTGTAGTGACCGACGTCCACAGCTCGGTGTCCAGCTTGGAGGCTGCGCAGGCTCTGGCTTCGGCCGAGGCGGGGATCGAGCTGGCCACGGGCTGGCTACGTAGCCTTCCGACGGCACCTCAGGAACTCGATCCCTTCCCCTTCGCCACGGATCTCCAGGTTGGCACCGGGGTGGTCAGCGTGCTGATCATCCCGGATCCCGGAAACAGCCTCACCTACCTCAAGCGCTTCACCGTCCGCTCCCAGGCCACGGTGGGCGAGGCCACGCGCAGGGTTGAGGTGCAGGTGAGAATGGCGAGCTTCGCTGACTTCCTCTGGGCCACCAACAGTGAGGGAACCAGTACACTTTGGTATTACACGGGAGACGTGCTGGACGGCCCGCTGTTCACGAACGACGCGGTAGCGATCTACGGATCGCCGGTCTTCCTCGGACCCGTATACAGCGCCGCTCCCAGTTTCAAGAAAGGGGCGGTGTTCAACCCGGAGTTCCGTGCCGGCTATCGCCTGGGAGTTCCGCGGATCACCCTGCCCTCCATTTCCGACGTCATGAACAATGTAATCCAGTACGGATCCGGGAGCCCTTACATCCTTTACGGGGGAAACAAGAACCCGGTTAAGCTTAGGTTTCGGGTGCAGGGGGGCGTTGGATATGTCCAGTACCACGCCCTCGATGCCACCGGGATGCCGGTCACCGGTCAGGTGGCCGTCGATCAGATCCCCGACGGGGTTCTCCGGATCCGCGGGGATGTCCAGGTTCAGGGTACGCTCAAAGGGGCCCTGACCGTCCTGGCCGAAAAATCCTCCCCGATTGAAGGGGGAAACATCTACATCGAGGACGATATCTTTTACAGTTGCGCCGATGCCTCGGGGCGCCCCCTTCCCGGCTGCGAAGATAAACTCGGGCTCGTGGCCGAATCCAACGTCATCGTCTCCGACAATTCGTCGAACAGTCAGGATTGCATCATCGATGCCGCCATTTTGGCCCTCGGGACGAGTTTCAAGGTGGAGAACCACGCATCGGGCAAGCCCCGCGGGAAGCTCATCGTGTGGGGAAGCATTGCCCAAAGCGTTCGTGGTCCCGTCGGGACCTTTAGCGGCAATAAGCAAAAGACGGGCTTCTTGAAAGAATACCATTTTGATCCGCGCCTGCCCTCCGCTCCTCCCCCCTTCTACCCGAAGGCGGGGGTGTACATTGTGGAGGCCTGGCGCGAAATCACAACGGACTGA
- a CDS encoding response regulator, translating to MGLRVLIADDSDVMRKIILRNLRLAGYAVDKCYEARHGFEALYHLSKDDVDLILSDINMPEMDGLEFIRKVRQMPLSKRVPIIVITSEGSQQMVREAVAAGADGFIVKPFTPEKLQDRLQQVLR from the coding sequence ATGGGCCTCAGGGTCCTGATCGCCGACGATTCGGACGTCATGCGAAAGATTATCCTGCGCAATCTGCGCCTGGCGGGATATGCGGTCGATAAGTGTTACGAAGCGAGGCACGGCTTCGAAGCCCTCTATCATCTCTCTAAGGACGACGTCGATCTCATCCTCAGCGATATCAACATGCCGGAGATGGACGGGCTGGAGTTCATCCGCAAGGTGCGGCAAATGCCCCTTTCCAAGCGGGTCCCCATTATTGTGATTACCAGCGAGGGATCGCAGCAGATGGTCCGGGAGGCCGTGGCCGCAGGCGCCGACGGCTTCATCGTCAAGCCCTTCACCCCGGAAAAACTTCAGGACCGACTGCAGCAGGTACTGCGCTGA
- a CDS encoding type II secretion system F family protein: MPTFSYKAVTYEGEIVQRTMEASDRRAVLEFLDKSGMIPLEVNEARGLAASGLAKVNLSGQKKVKLEDLVLFTKQLVTLLKAGVPLLSSLEALYEQSEHPTMRQVISDLYRDVEGGSSLSDAMAKHKRVFPELYVNSVRAGELSGALDQVLERLSTLLEHDKATRTKVKSAMRYPLIVIASLGVAAAALMTFVVPRFAEMFLQSGMELPLPTKILIAASNGFKRYWHIGAGALFAGFVFFKQFTRTERGRYEWDRFKLKLPVFGPLVLKVAMSRFARMFQTLNSSGMPILQTLDIVAETVGNEVVKREIRRVSDGVRRGEGIADPLRQSKLFPPMVVRMIAIGEQSGSLDNMLYSISEHYDLEVDYAVKNLTTMIEPMLTVGLGIIVVFFALSIFLPMWSMTNLAQ, from the coding sequence ATGCCTACGTTTTCCTATAAGGCCGTTACGTACGAAGGCGAGATCGTACAGCGCACCATGGAAGCCTCTGACCGCAGGGCGGTCCTCGAGTTTCTGGATAAATCGGGGATGATCCCCCTGGAGGTCAACGAAGCCCGCGGTCTGGCCGCCTCAGGTCTGGCTAAGGTGAACCTCAGCGGGCAGAAGAAGGTGAAGCTGGAAGACCTCGTTCTCTTCACCAAGCAGTTGGTCACGTTGTTGAAAGCGGGCGTCCCTCTCCTGTCCTCCCTTGAGGCTCTGTACGAGCAGAGCGAGCACCCCACAATGCGCCAGGTCATCTCCGACCTCTACCGAGACGTTGAGGGAGGGTCCAGCCTTTCCGACGCCATGGCCAAACACAAGCGGGTATTTCCGGAGCTATACGTCAACAGCGTGCGGGCGGGGGAACTGAGCGGCGCCCTGGACCAGGTGCTCGAGCGCCTTTCCACGCTTCTGGAGCACGACAAGGCTACCCGTACCAAAGTGAAATCCGCCATGCGTTATCCCCTGATCGTGATCGCGTCCCTCGGGGTAGCCGCAGCGGCCCTCATGACCTTTGTGGTGCCCAGATTTGCGGAGATGTTTCTGCAATCCGGAATGGAGCTGCCTCTGCCCACCAAGATTCTGATCGCCGCAAGCAATGGCTTCAAACGCTACTGGCACATCGGGGCGGGCGCCCTCTTCGCCGGATTCGTCTTCTTCAAGCAGTTCACCCGGACCGAGAGAGGCCGGTACGAGTGGGACCGTTTCAAACTGAAACTGCCGGTCTTCGGTCCGCTGGTGCTGAAAGTCGCGATGTCTCGCTTTGCCCGCATGTTTCAGACTCTGAACAGCTCCGGGATGCCCATCCTCCAGACCCTGGACATTGTGGCCGAGACGGTGGGAAATGAGGTGGTCAAGCGGGAGATCCGGCGCGTCTCCGACGGTGTGCGCCGCGGCGAGGGAATCGCCGATCCGCTCCGCCAGAGCAAACTCTTCCCCCCGATGGTGGTGCGCATGATCGCCATCGGCGAGCAAAGTGGGAGCCTGGACAACATGCTCTACAGCATCTCCGAGCACTACGACCTCGAGGTAGACTACGCAGTGAAGAACCTGACCACCATGATCGAGCCGATGCTGACGGTGGGGCTTGGGATCATTGTCGTGTTCTTCGCCCTCTCCATTTTCCTCCCCATGTGGAGCATGACAAATCTCGCGCAGTAG
- a CDS encoding chemotaxis protein CheX: MDVTTLLGQTVPEILSAITGSKVTPVEEPQAFWEERDEPALTAMSGLRGDVNGILALRCDRRTAIKLFERVVVGHAQANEENVRDLLAEILNLVIGQIKAGLLFQGKEVRHSLPSVLSEEGESELYGFESEPPLILDSDLGRFEVHFVPMEEYESP, translated from the coding sequence ATGGACGTGACAACGCTTCTCGGACAAACAGTTCCTGAAATCCTCTCGGCCATTACCGGCTCGAAAGTGACCCCAGTCGAGGAGCCACAAGCCTTCTGGGAGGAGCGGGACGAGCCAGCCCTGACCGCCATGTCGGGCCTCCGCGGCGACGTGAACGGCATCTTGGCCCTCCGGTGCGACCGACGGACCGCGATCAAGCTGTTTGAGCGGGTCGTGGTAGGACACGCCCAGGCCAATGAGGAAAACGTCCGCGATCTTCTGGCGGAGATCCTGAACCTCGTCATCGGGCAGATCAAAGCCGGGCTCCTCTTCCAGGGGAAAGAGGTCCGCCACTCCCTGCCCTCGGTCCTCAGCGAGGAGGGGGAAAGTGAGCTCTACGGCTTCGAGTCGGAACCGCCTCTGATCCTCGACTCGGATCTGGGGCGATTCGAGGTCCACTTCGTGCCAATGGAAGAGTATGAGTCTCCCTAA
- a CDS encoding HDOD domain-containing protein, whose translation MRGMESDLSRVEALVGEVTSLPTLPEVLGRLNRLLDDPDAKIGDVADAVLRDQALTANVLRLVNSSFFARHRQVVNLREAIVFLGFRTLRNLVTTTALMRCLPWRHKLLHPRRFWEHSLATAIVARQIAENLDYTDTESAYLGGLVHDLGLVLMSQFLPEAMAVIVRRIVEEHVSLEEAERDVLGVGHTAFGAWLGKHWAFPQELIDVMYYHEDPIESTPNAHLVALVSVADTFCLSAGLGCGLTGYWSRVIEEAPSWKILKGAFPVLARTDWARFRMDLESQSDEIRDLVETMFEPQNEEVLAW comes from the coding sequence ATGAGAGGCATGGAGAGCGATCTATCCCGGGTTGAGGCCCTCGTTGGGGAAGTGACCAGCTTGCCCACTTTGCCCGAAGTCCTCGGTCGCCTCAACCGCCTCTTGGACGACCCGGACGCAAAGATCGGCGACGTCGCCGATGCCGTTCTGCGCGACCAGGCCCTTACGGCCAATGTCCTCCGGTTGGTCAATTCCTCGTTCTTCGCCCGGCACCGACAGGTCGTGAACCTCCGGGAGGCCATCGTGTTCCTCGGCTTCCGGACGCTGCGGAACCTTGTGACGACCACGGCCCTCATGCGATGCCTGCCGTGGCGGCACAAGCTGCTTCACCCCCGGCGCTTCTGGGAGCACTCGCTGGCCACGGCCATCGTGGCGCGACAGATTGCCGAGAATCTCGACTACACCGACACCGAATCGGCCTATCTCGGCGGGCTCGTTCACGACCTGGGCCTGGTTCTCATGAGCCAGTTCCTTCCGGAAGCGATGGCCGTCATCGTGCGGCGCATCGTCGAGGAGCACGTCAGCCTCGAGGAGGCGGAACGGGACGTCCTGGGCGTTGGCCATACCGCCTTTGGAGCCTGGTTAGGAAAACATTGGGCCTTCCCCCAGGAGCTCATCGACGTGATGTACTACCACGAGGATCCCATTGAGTCGACGCCCAATGCTCATCTGGTGGCGCTGGTCTCCGTGGCAGACACCTTCTGCCTCTCGGCGGGGCTCGGCTGCGGTCTCACGGGCTACTGGAGCCGTGTGATCGAAGAGGCGCCGTCCTGGAAGATCCTGAAGGGGGCGTTCCCGGTACTGGCACGCACGGACTGGGCCCGCTTTCGTATGGACCTGGAATCCCAGTCCGATGAGATCCGGGACCTCGTGGAGACGATGTTCGAACCGCAAAACGAAGAGGTACTTGCCTGGTGA
- a CDS encoding GspH/FimT family protein: protein MRPFRATRPAPGPRGFSLVELTVVLGIAAILAAVAIVKTTAGSERVRLKAAAKKLEADIHYAQEQAMNLGREVQVRLDLQNNRYSLTWADGTPLKTPAGARDYVVQFGQGDYRSVQLTGSAVPGLVLRFRPDGRPYHLSGPLTDRLLLARLGTRYAVMIDPGTGNLELLEVGD, encoded by the coding sequence GTGAGACCTTTCCGTGCGACAAGGCCCGCCCCAGGCCCGCGGGGGTTTAGCCTGGTGGAGCTGACGGTGGTGTTGGGGATCGCCGCCATCCTGGCGGCCGTGGCGATCGTCAAGACCACCGCCGGCAGCGAGCGAGTGCGGCTCAAAGCGGCGGCCAAGAAGCTGGAAGCGGACATCCACTACGCCCAAGAGCAGGCGATGAACCTGGGCCGGGAAGTGCAGGTTCGCCTCGACCTCCAGAACAATCGCTACTCCCTTACCTGGGCGGATGGTACGCCCCTGAAAACTCCCGCCGGAGCTCGCGATTACGTGGTCCAATTCGGCCAGGGCGACTACCGATCCGTGCAGCTCACGGGCTCCGCCGTACCCGGTCTCGTCCTGCGTTTCCGGCCGGACGGGCGCCCTTATCACCTCTCCGGCCCCTTGACGGATCGGTTGCTGCTGGCCCGTCTGGGTACACGCTACGCGGTCATGATCGACCCCGGCACAGGCAATCTGGAACTCCTGGAGGTGGGAGATTGA
- a CDS encoding chemotaxis response regulator protein-glutamate methylesterase, translating into MSPQAARTRVLIVDDSAVMRLVLRRMVEKAGFEVVGTAAEGVEAVEQALRTRPDVITLDVEMPGMDGLQALDELTKRTSAGILMVSNLTRTGAEVTLEALERGAFDYIPKTNGLDERFEAELIRKIRLASSFARSRRKAPEREAKQEHPAPVYPTLPPVRFHQDPTREAVLIGSSTGGPRALSWIIPSLPQGFPLGIVIAQHMPPMFTGALAERLDRESQLRVKEAEDGEPILPGCVYVAPGGKQTTVVRQEPGSVPILRLRDSDPVREIFAPSVDVMMLSAVEAYPGPCLGVVLTGMGSDGRRGMGAIKEAGGITLVQDRSSCVVAGMVRACLEAKVADAEVPLAQLPGLMSEIVGGTRWASGS; encoded by the coding sequence GTGAGCCCGCAAGCGGCGCGAACTCGAGTGCTTATTGTCGACGACTCCGCGGTGATGCGGTTGGTGCTGCGACGCATGGTCGAAAAAGCCGGCTTCGAGGTGGTGGGGACGGCCGCCGAAGGCGTGGAGGCCGTCGAACAGGCCCTCCGCACCCGGCCGGACGTGATCACCCTCGACGTCGAGATGCCTGGGATGGACGGCCTGCAGGCACTCGACGAACTGACCAAGCGCACCTCGGCAGGCATTCTGATGGTCAGCAATCTGACCCGAACCGGCGCCGAGGTCACCCTGGAGGCCCTGGAACGAGGGGCTTTCGACTACATCCCCAAGACCAACGGCCTTGACGAGCGGTTCGAAGCAGAACTGATCCGCAAGATCCGCCTGGCAAGCTCCTTCGCCCGCAGCCGGAGGAAAGCCCCCGAGCGCGAGGCGAAACAGGAGCACCCTGCACCTGTCTACCCTACCCTGCCGCCGGTGCGGTTCCACCAAGACCCTACCCGAGAGGCCGTACTCATCGGATCCTCCACCGGCGGTCCCAGGGCGCTTTCTTGGATTATCCCCTCCCTGCCCCAGGGCTTTCCATTGGGAATCGTGATCGCTCAGCACATGCCTCCCATGTTCACCGGCGCCTTGGCGGAACGGCTGGACCGGGAATCCCAGTTGCGGGTCAAGGAGGCCGAGGACGGCGAGCCCATCTTGCCTGGCTGTGTGTACGTGGCGCCCGGAGGGAAGCAGACGACGGTAGTAAGGCAGGAACCGGGCAGCGTGCCGATCCTTCGGCTCCGCGACAGTGACCCGGTCAGGGAGATCTTCGCCCCCAGCGTGGACGTGATGATGCTCTCGGCCGTGGAGGCTTATCCTGGACCCTGCCTCGGGGTGGTCCTCACAGGAATGGGCAGCGACGGACGGCGCGGGATGGGAGCCATCAAGGAGGCGGGCGGGATTACCCTGGTCCAGGACCGCTCCTCGTGCGTGGTGGCGGGGATGGTGCGGGCCTGTCTGGAAGCGAAAGTTGCCGATGCAGAAGTACCCCTGGCCCAGCTGCCGGGACTGATGTCGGAAATTGTGGGAGGAACACGATGGGCCTCAGGGTCCTGA
- a CDS encoding response regulator, giving the protein MSLPKTEIDLRKEPSEAVDAQADLLRLKCKKLALSIQERLNEDLPVLLNRECECSVGGTCLATQEQLRELPTRATDFWLILHGLDDTVQLLIHLPFAVGIAFSGLLLVMADNRIRERMQEQEANQEDLEVLLEVGNQLRGGLMRTLRKIAYRDVPLNLVGLRQGTEPPEVLRSGYACVYPVTIRISRLLADRFEIIADLAGLARAFGIRTSEADLVRLVTGPGTEEPAPSRGGAVVIGGTAGSDVLRKTLSDLGYEILHPPDVRRLIEQLQARQVQLIVIDADEEVDKALRLVQLLRSFTRDCPILVGARTWTRENLFAGVRAGVTGFLTKPYRFEALREKVAVQCSEAEQTPQSVPNEAR; this is encoded by the coding sequence ATGAGTCTCCCTAAGACCGAAATCGACCTCCGGAAAGAACCTTCGGAGGCCGTTGATGCCCAGGCGGACCTGCTGCGCCTGAAGTGCAAGAAGCTCGCCCTCTCCATTCAGGAGCGCCTCAACGAGGACCTTCCGGTCCTCCTGAACCGGGAGTGCGAGTGTTCGGTGGGAGGGACCTGCCTCGCCACGCAGGAACAGCTCCGCGAGCTGCCCACGCGGGCTACCGACTTCTGGCTGATCCTCCACGGGCTGGACGACACCGTGCAGCTCCTCATTCACCTGCCCTTCGCCGTGGGAATCGCATTTTCGGGGCTCCTCCTCGTCATGGCCGACAATCGGATCCGCGAGCGAATGCAGGAACAGGAGGCAAACCAGGAAGACCTGGAGGTGCTCCTTGAGGTAGGCAATCAGTTGCGCGGCGGGCTTATGCGAACCCTCCGCAAGATCGCCTACCGGGACGTGCCGTTAAACCTCGTCGGTCTCCGGCAGGGAACCGAACCGCCGGAAGTCCTCCGGAGCGGCTACGCCTGCGTGTACCCGGTCACGATCCGCATCTCTCGGCTTCTGGCCGATCGCTTCGAGATCATCGCCGACCTGGCCGGACTGGCCAGGGCCTTCGGGATTCGTACCAGCGAGGCGGATCTGGTGCGTCTGGTGACCGGACCGGGTACGGAAGAACCAGCCCCGAGCCGAGGCGGAGCGGTGGTGATCGGGGGGACAGCTGGGAGCGACGTGCTGCGCAAGACGCTTTCCGACCTCGGCTACGAGATCCTCCACCCGCCCGATGTGCGACGGCTTATCGAGCAGCTTCAGGCCAGACAGGTCCAGCTCATCGTGATCGATGCGGACGAGGAGGTCGACAAGGCGCTTCGTCTGGTCCAGCTCCTCCGGAGCTTCACGCGCGACTGCCCCATCCTGGTGGGCGCGCGAACCTGGACCCGGGAGAACCTCTTCGCTGGCGTGCGGGCTGGCGTCACCGGCTTCCTCACCAAACCCTATCGGTTTGAGGCGCTGCGCGAGAAAGTGGCAGTCCAGTGCTCTGAGGCGGAACAAACCCCTCAGTCAGTCCCGAACGAGGCCCGATAG
- a CDS encoding DUF4900 domain-containing protein produces the protein MTKWLGKLARDQRGVSLVLVLCILVVFGTLGLVTHSLVTTDLDSSVKLHDSSQAFWAAEAGIELACRFLRYANPPPGGTQPFVQFDRVPCGQGHFTVTIDPNDNNPNTYLKAYTVTSLGVCGEARRAIRVELGMKTFSHYAYCTNSEGSSTIWFVTGDVIEGPLHSNDRIAIYSRPVFLGPVTSAATSFRKGAAYNPDFRSGYQLGVPPIAFPTFQDVTNNYWALNTDPPEVVLDARFSRHASVTLNADGTITYSVWHSTSSGIVYDLAPTTRPVSDLRGILFVQGDVEISGTLDGQLTVVATELIRIVDDLRYAASDASGRPAEGCDDLLGLISGGDVVVADTPPNRNDVVIDASILALGNSFTVENYNSGSARGYLRLWGSLAQKVRGPVGTFGYGGSQTGYLKDYHYDLRLLNVVPPYYPSTGQYRIYSWQEVDAD, from the coding sequence GTGACGAAGTGGCTGGGCAAGCTGGCTCGCGACCAGCGGGGGGTATCGCTGGTACTCGTCCTGTGTATCTTGGTGGTCTTTGGGACCCTGGGCCTGGTGACCCACAGCCTGGTTACCACCGACCTGGACTCAAGTGTAAAGCTCCACGACTCCTCTCAGGCCTTCTGGGCGGCAGAGGCGGGGATTGAGCTCGCCTGCCGCTTCCTGCGCTATGCCAACCCTCCCCCGGGCGGGACGCAACCGTTCGTACAGTTCGACCGCGTTCCCTGTGGCCAAGGTCACTTTACGGTGACCATTGATCCGAACGACAATAACCCTAATACCTACCTCAAGGCGTACACCGTAACCTCTCTGGGCGTTTGCGGCGAAGCGCGCCGGGCCATCCGGGTGGAGCTGGGGATGAAGACGTTCAGCCACTACGCCTATTGCACAAACAGCGAAGGGAGCAGCACCATCTGGTTTGTCACCGGCGACGTAATTGAAGGCCCCCTGCACAGCAACGATCGGATTGCCATCTACAGTCGGCCCGTGTTCCTCGGACCGGTGACCAGTGCGGCTACGTCGTTCCGGAAAGGGGCCGCCTACAACCCCGATTTCCGCAGCGGCTATCAGCTCGGGGTACCGCCCATCGCCTTTCCCACCTTCCAAGATGTGACCAACAACTACTGGGCTCTAAATACAGACCCGCCGGAGGTAGTCCTCGATGCGCGTTTTAGCCGCCACGCCTCCGTAACCTTGAATGCCGACGGCACCATCACGTACAGCGTCTGGCACTCCACGAGCTCAGGCATTGTCTACGATCTTGCTCCCACCACTCGGCCGGTCTCAGACCTGCGCGGGATTCTCTTTGTCCAGGGCGATGTGGAGATCTCCGGCACGCTGGACGGGCAGCTGACGGTCGTCGCCACCGAACTGATCCGCATCGTCGACGACCTGCGGTACGCAGCCTCCGACGCCTCCGGTCGTCCTGCCGAGGGATGCGACGACCTCCTGGGCCTCATCTCGGGGGGCGACGTCGTAGTAGCCGACACCCCTCCGAACCGCAACGATGTGGTAATCGACGCCAGCATTCTGGCTTTGGGCAACTCCTTCACCGTGGAGAATTACAATAGCGGTTCGGCCCGGGGCTACCTCCGCCTGTGGGGCTCCCTGGCGCAGAAAGTGCGAGGCCCTGTCGGTACTTTCGGCTACGGAGGTTCCCAGACCGGATACCTCAAAGACTATCATTATGATCTGCGGCTGCTGAACGTAGTGCCCCCCTACTACCCGAGCACGGGTCAGTATCGCATCTATTCGTGGCAGGAGGTCGATGCCGATTGA
- a CDS encoding prepilin-type N-terminal cleavage/methylation domain-containing protein produces the protein MVRGTHIFFRKPPCALPLGGKRERQPKGASCGYTMLELVIVIALVAVLSLVLGRLLLSGVDAFHYTTNRKEALRQARIALNAISRELRQIRDSQSIVLAGRYAISFVTVEGEDVSLTTGEGTVLRNGVAVARNVSEFELHYYTQDGKELATPVVDRTQIRAIRVVIGVDVGGKEIQLNTEVRPRNL, from the coding sequence ATGGTTAGGGGTACGCACATCTTCTTCCGCAAGCCGCCATGTGCGCTTCCACTGGGAGGGAAGCGAGAGCGGCAGCCGAAAGGTGCAAGCTGCGGCTACACCATGCTGGAGCTCGTCATTGTCATTGCATTGGTGGCCGTGCTCTCCTTGGTCCTGGGCCGTCTCCTCCTTTCGGGTGTGGACGCCTTCCATTACACCACGAACCGCAAGGAGGCCCTGCGGCAGGCGCGCATCGCCCTGAACGCCATCTCGCGCGAACTGCGCCAGATCCGGGACAGCCAAAGCATCGTGCTGGCGGGCCGCTACGCCATTTCGTTCGTAACCGTTGAGGGCGAGGATGTAAGCCTTACCACCGGAGAAGGGACCGTCTTGCGGAACGGAGTTGCCGTGGCCCGCAACGTCTCCGAATTCGAACTCCACTACTACACCCAGGATGGGAAAGAATTGGCCACGCCTGTCGTGGACCGGACGCAGATCCGGGCGATCCGTGTGGTAATCGGCGTGGACGTGGGGGGAAAAGAAATCCAGCTGAACACTGAGGTGCGACCGAGGAACCTATGA
- a CDS encoding protein-glutamate O-methyltransferase CheR gives MALPTGYSIPLTSTVGEPDAEAQALWELRDLIYNTCGMYFSEQRRFFLESRCRRRMNALGMHSYQDYLQLVRDPRQRRGELQLLLDEITVNETSFFRNQAQFEALKHIFLPEIARRKGRIGFRRLKIWSAGCSSGEEPYSLAIVVHELASTILAGWQVEIVATDINHAVLEKARKGLYTPYSFRNTPPEIINRYFQKLDHEAYQLSPQIMQMVQFRHMNLMDDMAMLFMKGYDIIFCRNVLIYFDLPAKKRVTQHFYNALLDEGYLFVGHSESLFGVNDQFKMVQYPGGLAYKKGKNEG, from the coding sequence GTGGCTCTACCGACTGGCTATTCGATCCCCCTGACCTCGACCGTCGGCGAACCGGACGCGGAGGCGCAAGCCTTGTGGGAACTGCGGGATCTCATCTACAATACCTGCGGGATGTACTTTTCCGAGCAACGCCGCTTTTTCCTGGAAAGCCGTTGTCGCCGGCGGATGAATGCCTTAGGGATGCATTCGTACCAGGATTACCTCCAACTGGTACGGGATCCACGCCAGCGGAGGGGTGAACTTCAGCTGTTGCTCGACGAGATCACCGTAAATGAGACGAGCTTCTTCCGCAATCAGGCGCAGTTCGAAGCCCTGAAGCACATCTTCCTGCCCGAAATTGCGCGCAGGAAGGGCCGAATCGGCTTTCGCCGACTCAAGATTTGGAGCGCCGGCTGTTCTTCCGGGGAGGAACCCTACTCGCTGGCCATTGTGGTGCACGAGCTGGCCTCCACCATCCTGGCGGGCTGGCAGGTGGAGATTGTCGCCACCGACATCAACCACGCGGTCCTCGAGAAGGCGCGCAAAGGCCTCTACACCCCCTATTCCTTCCGCAACACTCCGCCGGAAATCATCAACCGCTACTTCCAGAAGCTGGACCATGAAGCGTATCAGCTCTCGCCTCAGATCATGCAGATGGTTCAGTTCCGGCATATGAACCTCATGGACGACATGGCCATGCTCTTCATGAAGGGCTACGACATCATCTTCTGCCGGAACGTGCTCATCTACTTCGACCTGCCGGCGAAGAAGCGGGTAACGCAGCACTTTTATAATGCCCTCCTTGATGAGGGCTATCTGTTCGTCGGACACTCGGAGTCGCTCTTCGGGGTCAACGACCAGTTCAAGATGGTGCAGTATCCAGGAGGGCTTGCCTACAAGAAGGGGAAGAACGAGGGGTGA
- a CDS encoding type II secretion system GspH family protein, which produces MKPMLSFKKRGQLPKTGQGRPVTQGGFTLVEIILLVVLIAVAIPPILRLFGISILGSVGAEARTKAIFYAQEKLEQIINEKSVAGGFATVVTPNRYPPDSPEEGYQRFVTIDTTGMVYNGVRFARVVVTVRHAGIPDVSLETWITNY; this is translated from the coding sequence TTGAAACCCATGTTGTCCTTCAAGAAACGAGGCCAGCTGCCCAAGACTGGACAAGGCCGCCCGGTCACGCAAGGGGGATTCACCCTGGTTGAAATCATTCTGCTGGTCGTGCTGATCGCCGTGGCCATTCCGCCCATCCTGCGCCTGTTTGGCATCAGCATTCTGGGGAGCGTCGGCGCCGAGGCGCGCACGAAGGCCATCTTCTACGCCCAGGAGAAACTGGAGCAGATCATTAACGAGAAAAGCGTCGCAGGCGGTTTTGCTACCGTGGTGACGCCAAACCGGTACCCTCCCGATTCTCCCGAGGAGGGCTACCAGCGATTCGTCACCATCGACACGACGGGGATGGTTTACAACGGTGTTCGCTTTGCACGGGTGGTGGTCACCGTGCGTCACGCAGGTATCCCCGACGTGAGCCTCGAGACCTGGATCACAAATTACTGA